Proteins from a single region of Bdellovibrio bacteriovorus HD100:
- a CDS encoding glycosyltransferase family 9 protein, translated as MKILILQLARLGDIYMTWPVLQGLRRTYPTAEIHILTRPRFESALEGLQAVDRHWSLPSSHILTPLIQAEPDLEASLSHMDEFVTTLKSEQFDRIINFTFSPFSSYLTHALSGANTVVNGYTRNADGSLCFADDVSAYFYAQVGLDKPNRVHVADILASMVDVQYTEEDWGISTYQEASVTLPERYMVLHVGASDPQKALSPDAWVRALKVTSQRYAHLPVVLIGSAAEAPLALQIESQVPDMTFVNLAGRTQVSELPAIIKKAEVLVGCDSAPIHIASLTDTPTLNVSVGPVNFWETGPKASLSFIYRRESEAEVVAEDLGAVLGDLLDGQVREGLIVRTGGLVSYAREEAPAESFQWQLVEALYMGGSFPIADRMEILQGAMKLNDINTFAMEQLALIPELGVAKVAPFLDSAEEVINNISRMVPELSPLVSWYHAERIRIAPGSLEEIRTATLNVHERFKRYLHVYIPHEALKEEAGNGAV; from the coding sequence ATGAAAATACTCATCCTGCAACTCGCTAGGCTCGGGGATATCTATATGACCTGGCCTGTTTTGCAGGGCCTGCGTCGTACTTATCCCACGGCAGAGATTCATATTCTGACTCGTCCGCGCTTTGAAAGCGCCCTTGAAGGGTTGCAGGCGGTGGATCGTCATTGGTCACTGCCTTCAAGTCATATTCTGACGCCGCTGATTCAGGCCGAGCCTGATCTGGAAGCGTCTTTGAGTCATATGGATGAATTCGTGACGACTTTGAAGTCCGAACAATTCGACCGCATTATTAATTTCACATTCTCTCCCTTCTCAAGCTATCTGACTCACGCGTTGTCTGGCGCGAACACCGTGGTGAACGGGTACACCCGCAACGCCGACGGCAGTTTGTGTTTTGCTGATGACGTCAGTGCTTATTTCTATGCCCAGGTGGGGCTAGATAAGCCCAACCGCGTTCACGTCGCTGACATTCTGGCGTCGATGGTGGATGTGCAGTACACGGAAGAAGACTGGGGCATTTCCACTTATCAGGAAGCTTCAGTGACTTTGCCAGAACGCTACATGGTTTTGCATGTCGGTGCCAGTGATCCACAGAAAGCTTTAAGCCCCGATGCGTGGGTGCGCGCCTTGAAGGTGACTTCGCAAAGATACGCGCATCTGCCGGTGGTGCTGATTGGTTCCGCCGCGGAAGCCCCATTGGCGCTGCAGATTGAATCCCAGGTGCCGGATATGACGTTTGTGAATCTGGCGGGCCGCACGCAAGTGTCCGAACTGCCAGCAATCATCAAAAAAGCCGAAGTGCTGGTGGGGTGCGACAGTGCGCCAATTCATATCGCCTCTTTGACGGACACACCGACTTTGAACGTCAGTGTGGGGCCGGTGAATTTCTGGGAGACCGGCCCGAAAGCAAGTCTGTCCTTTATCTATCGCCGTGAAAGTGAAGCCGAAGTGGTGGCCGAGGATCTGGGCGCCGTGCTGGGGGATCTTTTGGATGGTCAGGTCCGCGAAGGACTGATCGTCAGAACGGGCGGCCTTGTGAGCTATGCTCGCGAAGAGGCGCCTGCTGAAAGCTTCCAGTGGCAACTGGTGGAGGCTCTTTATATGGGCGGCAGTTTCCCGATCGCCGACCGCATGGAGATCCTGCAGGGGGCGATGAAGCTGAATGATATCAATACTTTTGCTATGGAGCAGCTGGCGTTGATTCCCGAGCTGGGGGTGGCCAAGGTCGCTCCTTTCCTGGACAGCGCCGAAGAAGTTATCAACAACATTAGCCGAATGGTTCCGGAATTGAGTCCTCTAGTAAGCTGGTATCACGCGGAAAGAATCCGCATTGCTCCCGGCTCGCTCGAGGAAATCCGTACCGCAACATTGAATGTGCATGAGCGATTCAAACGCTACCTTCATGTATACATTCCGCATGAGGCACTCAAGGAAGAGGCAGGCAATGGAGCGGTTTAA